The Conexivisphaera calida genome includes a region encoding these proteins:
- a CDS encoding S6e family ribosomal protein, protein MPEFQLVLSDPRSGRSVKLDLKDPQSSVLLGLKVGDVVDGSVLGIKGKFKITGGSDKSGTPMRPDVHGGVKKYALLSGPPGFRPRKSGERRRKLVRGDTVTPEIYQVNAALVEGELPAPAEAQAEGG, encoded by the coding sequence ATGCCCGAGTTCCAGCTGGTGCTCTCAGATCCCAGGAGCGGAAGGTCCGTCAAGCTGGACCTCAAGGACCCTCAGTCTTCGGTGCTCCTCGGGCTCAAGGTGGGCGACGTGGTCGATGGCTCAGTCCTCGGCATAAAGGGGAAGTTCAAGATAACGGGCGGAAGCGACAAGTCGGGGACGCCCATGAGGCCGGACGTGCACGGCGGCGTCAAGAAGTACGCGCTGCTCTCCGGCCCGCCAGGCTTCAGGCCAAGGAAGAGCGGCGAGAGGAGGAGGAAGCTCGTCAGGGGCGACACCGTGACGCCCGAGATCTACCAGGTGAACGCCGCGCTGGTGGAGGGCGAGCTGCCGGCCCCTGCCGAGGCGCAGGCGGAGGGCGGCTGA
- a CDS encoding translation initiation factor IF-2 subunit gamma, with product MSSGRRIPRQPEVNIGTAGHVDHGKTTLVEALTGKWTSAHSEELRRGITIKVGYADAAIYRCTGCDPPAAYNTDGDCTGCGGEPELRRVVSFVDCPGHESLMANMLSGASAMDGAVLVVAANEPIPQPQTREHLQALRIVGVERLVVALNKIDLVSWNDALSSYERLREFLEEHGYGDDVPVIPTSAQRRLNIDALVQAIEEHIPTPPRDRSKPPMMQVLRSFDVNKPGTELSELKGGILGGTLMQGVLRVGDEVELRPGIFDPDRQKYFPVTTKVVSLGTSAGLVDSVEPGGLIAVGTELDPFFTKGDQVVGDVMGPPGELPDVVDHLVMDVELLPSVVGATVPTKVEPLRKGEPLRLNVGTMVTLGIVSEVKGSRVSLSLRRPVCPPPNARVAISRRIEDRWRLVGSGRIIG from the coding sequence TTGTCGTCCGGCAGGAGAATACCCAGGCAACCGGAGGTCAACATAGGGACTGCCGGCCACGTGGACCACGGCAAGACGACCCTCGTCGAGGCGCTGACCGGGAAGTGGACGAGCGCGCACAGCGAGGAGCTGCGCAGGGGGATCACGATAAAGGTCGGATACGCGGATGCCGCCATCTACAGGTGCACGGGGTGCGATCCGCCGGCGGCGTACAACACGGACGGCGACTGCACCGGCTGCGGCGGCGAGCCCGAGCTGAGGAGGGTCGTCAGCTTCGTGGACTGCCCGGGCCACGAGTCGCTCATGGCCAACATGCTGAGCGGCGCCTCCGCGATGGACGGCGCAGTCCTCGTCGTGGCCGCGAACGAGCCCATACCACAGCCCCAGACGAGGGAGCACCTTCAGGCGCTGAGGATAGTGGGCGTCGAGCGCCTGGTTGTGGCGCTGAACAAGATAGACCTGGTGAGCTGGAACGACGCGCTGTCGAGCTACGAGAGGCTCAGGGAGTTCCTTGAGGAGCACGGATACGGGGACGATGTGCCCGTGATACCGACGTCCGCCCAGAGGAGGCTCAACATAGACGCACTCGTGCAGGCAATAGAGGAGCACATACCCACCCCGCCCAGGGACAGGTCCAAGCCCCCGATGATGCAGGTCCTCCGCTCGTTCGACGTGAACAAGCCGGGGACGGAGCTCTCCGAGCTCAAGGGTGGGATACTTGGCGGCACCCTCATGCAGGGAGTGCTCAGGGTCGGCGACGAGGTGGAGCTGAGGCCCGGCATATTCGACCCGGACAGGCAGAAGTACTTCCCCGTCACGACGAAGGTCGTGAGCCTCGGGACGAGCGCGGGGCTCGTCGACTCCGTGGAGCCCGGCGGCCTGATAGCGGTCGGCACGGAGCTGGATCCCTTCTTCACGAAGGGCGACCAGGTGGTGGGCGACGTGATGGGCCCTCCGGGGGAGCTGCCCGACGTCGTTGATCACCTGGTGATGGACGTCGAGCTCCTGCCGAGCGTCGTGGGGGCCACCGTTCCCACGAAGGTGGAGCCCCTCAGGAAGGGCGAGCCCCTCAGGCTGAACGTCGGCACGATGGTCACGCTGGGAATCGTCTCAGAGGTGAAGGGGTCGCGCGTCTCCCTGTCCCTCAGGAGGCCCGTCTGTCCACCGCCGAACGCCAGGGTGGCGATAAGCCGCAGAATAGAGGACAGATGGAGGCTCGTGGGATCCGGGAGGATAATCGGATGA
- a CDS encoding PIN domain-containing protein yields MSPSSTSRGGPPRTPRRGSEEPTDRVPRPVVPDTSFLVQLAGPGGRATMEGLERELGRPRFIVPSCVLNELMALSRSLPEADLALEFARGMEVVDAEGRPDDVVLDVASAVGGIVAAMDKGILREARRRGLATLTLHGGMPVISGSGGTRRARGFSASQPHRIY; encoded by the coding sequence ATGTCCCCATCCTCCACCTCGCGCGGCGGTCCTCCACGGACCCCCCGTCGGGGCTCGGAGGAACCCACGGATCGCGTTCCCCGTCCCGTTGTGCCGGACACCAGCTTCCTGGTGCAGCTCGCCGGGCCCGGCGGGAGGGCCACCATGGAGGGACTAGAGCGCGAGCTCGGCAGGCCCCGGTTCATAGTTCCTTCGTGCGTGCTGAACGAGCTCATGGCGCTCTCCAGGAGCCTCCCGGAGGCCGACCTGGCGCTCGAGTTCGCCCGTGGAATGGAGGTCGTGGACGCCGAGGGCCGTCCGGACGACGTGGTGCTGGACGTGGCCAGCGCGGTCGGCGGCATCGTGGCGGCAATGGACAAGGGTATCCTCAGGGAGGCCCGCCGCAGGGGCCTCGCGACCCTGACCCTGCACGGCGGCATGCCCGTGATCTCCGGCTCCGGCGGCACGAGGCGCGCCCGCGGTTTCAGCGCGTCGCAACCACATCGCATTTATTAA
- a CDS encoding thermopsin family protease: protein MHHRGAPWIVAALVFAVALSALPVISAGHHMAIPSVGSSSSMGAMTLVRGAGADPSGSTTLSPGQYFSQQITVYTGMNVTFDVSSSVPVDVYLMTSYQFSEFESTGSSSSVYSAEGTQVSGDVGPLYGGTYYLVVNDDVSSQEASVSYEISTVPVDVYEYHSSLPAPIGIADYGVLNSSGVLHPYRIIYEEAIGTATIYSLGAYNPSPPSGISPYGASLQLNVVLQVNTTSGDFVYWLQDVPGFWTNNETMYVSDNIWNMTSSPSYMANGTVTGNGAVYTWGNGEYYEYSTNTFTYSYPLGIRLAIAYSYSSSGVIVRFGYQVGGGQLVWYDAATIHEQGVTSAYLLVDGYGMTPSGNYYDAELVFGGEGNGEQTHFTRMNSTLLMEYVLPNGSVVYPPALYGFGSNTAETADDLSAVLANGYPAVVVGSGNFAPLWYSVSAPSFSAAMAVRPGEVDAGMEIPVQFASSISNGVAPYTYYFYLNGSLAYNITTYHTQYNGTVYLPPAAAGRYVLQVEVVDAVENEANSSAYVEVNPVPTVHISASSGVTDVGVPVSFSSSIHGGTPPYTYTWYLDGQPVGSSGNYTLTPASPGAYSLRVVVLDSAGYSVSSNVINISVNPDPIVSMYLSTNVTDVGIPVQLGALVRGGTPPYTYTWYLDGQPVGSSGNYTLNPTSQGTYYPYVVVTDSVGYNVSTSPAPITVNPDPTVSISVNASSNNFLYSNDIAAASSSVRGGTPPYTYVWYLNGVPIANTTSPQYTYVLTTMGRNVLQLKVEDSAGYVAQSSEVTVDFTYNYLNIGLIAAIIAAAAAIAAVAIGRRRAHA from the coding sequence TTGCATCACCGTGGAGCACCGTGGATCGTGGCGGCACTGGTGTTCGCAGTCGCGCTCTCGGCGCTCCCCGTGATCTCCGCCGGCCATCACATGGCGATCCCGAGCGTCGGGTCGAGTTCCTCAATGGGCGCCATGACGCTCGTGCGCGGCGCCGGCGCGGATCCATCCGGATCCACCACGCTGAGCCCGGGCCAGTACTTCTCGCAGCAGATAACGGTCTACACCGGCATGAACGTGACGTTCGACGTCAGCTCAAGCGTTCCCGTGGACGTCTACCTGATGACCTCGTACCAGTTCTCGGAGTTCGAGTCAACCGGCTCTTCGTCCTCCGTGTATAGCGCCGAGGGGACACAGGTATCCGGGGACGTCGGTCCCCTATACGGCGGCACCTATTACCTCGTCGTCAATGATGACGTGTCATCGCAGGAGGCCTCCGTGTCCTACGAGATCTCGACGGTGCCCGTGGACGTCTACGAATATCACTCGTCGCTTCCGGCCCCAATCGGAATAGCCGACTACGGGGTGCTGAACTCCTCCGGGGTACTCCATCCGTACAGAATTATCTACGAGGAGGCGATCGGCACTGCCACCATCTACTCCCTCGGAGCCTACAACCCGAGCCCGCCATCCGGCATCAGTCCCTACGGGGCTAGCCTGCAGCTGAACGTCGTGCTCCAGGTGAACACGACGAGCGGCGATTTCGTGTACTGGCTGCAGGACGTTCCGGGCTTCTGGACGAACAACGAAACAATGTACGTCTCCGACAACATCTGGAACATGACCTCGTCGCCATCTTACATGGCGAACGGGACCGTGACGGGGAACGGCGCCGTCTACACGTGGGGGAACGGCGAGTACTACGAGTACTCAACGAACACCTTCACGTACTCGTATCCGCTGGGCATACGGCTCGCGATTGCATACTCCTACTCGTCGAGTGGGGTGATAGTCAGGTTCGGGTATCAGGTGGGCGGCGGCCAGCTCGTCTGGTACGACGCCGCGACCATACATGAGCAGGGGGTGACGTCCGCGTACCTCCTGGTGGACGGGTACGGGATGACGCCCAGCGGGAACTACTACGACGCGGAGCTCGTGTTCGGCGGCGAGGGCAACGGGGAGCAGACCCACTTCACGCGGATGAACTCGACCCTCCTCATGGAGTACGTACTCCCGAACGGCTCCGTGGTCTATCCTCCGGCCCTCTACGGCTTCGGGAGCAACACGGCGGAGACCGCGGACGACCTCTCGGCGGTGCTGGCCAACGGATATCCGGCGGTCGTGGTGGGAAGCGGGAACTTCGCGCCCCTCTGGTACTCGGTGAGCGCGCCGTCCTTCAGCGCCGCGATGGCCGTCCGCCCGGGCGAGGTGGACGCGGGCATGGAGATCCCCGTGCAATTCGCGTCGTCCATCTCGAACGGCGTGGCCCCCTACACCTACTACTTCTACCTGAACGGCAGCCTCGCGTACAACATCACCACGTACCATACGCAGTACAACGGGACCGTGTACCTGCCTCCAGCGGCGGCCGGCCGGTACGTGCTCCAGGTGGAGGTCGTCGACGCCGTGGAGAACGAGGCCAACTCCTCCGCATACGTGGAGGTGAACCCGGTCCCGACGGTACACATATCTGCCTCGAGCGGCGTCACCGACGTCGGCGTCCCGGTGTCGTTCAGCTCGTCCATCCATGGAGGAACCCCGCCCTACACGTACACGTGGTACCTGGATGGCCAACCGGTCGGGAGCTCCGGGAACTACACGCTCACTCCCGCATCCCCTGGCGCGTACTCTCTCCGCGTCGTCGTGCTGGACTCGGCCGGATACAGCGTCTCATCGAACGTCATCAACATATCCGTAAATCCTGATCCAATAGTATCCATGTACTTGTCCACGAACGTCACCGACGTCGGAATCCCCGTGCAGCTGGGCGCGCTCGTGCGGGGAGGAACCCCGCCCTACACGTACACGTGGTACCTGGATGGCCAACCGGTCGGGAGCTCCGGGAACTACACGCTCAATCCGACCTCTCAGGGGACATATTACCCGTACGTGGTTGTGACGGACTCGGTGGGGTACAACGTGTCAACGAGCCCTGCGCCCATAACCGTCAACCCGGATCCAACCGTGTCAATATCCGTCAATGCCTCCTCCAACAACTTCCTCTACTCAAACGACATCGCGGCGGCGTCATCATCCGTGCGGGGAGGGACTCCGCCCTACACCTATGTGTGGTACCTCAACGGAGTTCCCATCGCCAACACCACCTCACCCCAGTACACGTACGTGCTCACCACGATGGGACGGAACGTCCTGCAACTGAAGGTCGAGGACTCGGCCGGGTACGTGGCGCAGTCGAGCGAGGTGACGGTCGACTTCACCTACAACTACCTGAACATAGGGCTGATCGCGGCGATCATAGCCGCAGCGGCCGCGATCGCGGCGGTCGCCATCGGTAGGAGACGCGCCCACGCATGA
- a CDS encoding DNA-directed RNA polymerase, whose protein sequence is MFQLVELEDVVRIPPQMLGMDLSKAAAEELSRKYSSTANPELGYIIRVIDVEVDPVGRIVHGDGAVYHKVRFRALVFYPKLQEVVEGEVVEITDFGAFVRIGPLDALLHISQVTDDYLTVDMRQGAIVGKGTGKMIKGGTRVRVRISVVSMGRGMRMDKIGVTSRQPFLGALEWIDEEIKKARQPAQAKAKQG, encoded by the coding sequence TTGTTTCAGCTCGTTGAGCTCGAGGACGTCGTGAGGATACCGCCGCAGATGCTGGGCATGGACCTGAGCAAGGCGGCAGCGGAGGAGCTGTCGAGGAAGTACAGCAGCACGGCGAATCCCGAGCTGGGCTACATAATAAGGGTCATCGACGTGGAGGTGGATCCCGTCGGCAGGATCGTGCACGGGGACGGCGCGGTCTACCATAAGGTCAGGTTCAGGGCGCTGGTCTTCTACCCCAAGCTCCAGGAGGTCGTGGAGGGCGAGGTGGTGGAGATAACGGACTTCGGCGCCTTCGTCAGGATAGGCCCGCTGGACGCGCTCCTCCACATATCGCAGGTGACGGACGACTACCTCACGGTGGACATGAGGCAGGGCGCAATAGTGGGCAAGGGAACCGGGAAGATGATCAAGGGCGGCACCAGGGTCCGCGTCAGGATATCCGTCGTGAGCATGGGGCGGGGCATGAGGATGGACAAGATAGGGGTGACGAGCAGGCAGCCGTTCCTGGGCGCGCTCGAGTGGATAGACGAGGAGATAAAGAAGGCCAGGCAGCCGGCGCAGGCCAAGGCCAAGCAGGGATAG
- the spt4 gene encoding transcription elongation factor subunit Spt4 has protein sequence MPREMACRACRTLTTERTCPNCGSTDLTDSWSGLVIVLNPSASEVARLMGVTKAGRYAIEVH, from the coding sequence ATGCCGAGGGAGATGGCGTGTCGCGCGTGCAGGACCCTGACCACCGAGAGGACGTGCCCGAACTGCGGCTCCACGGACCTCACGGACAGCTGGAGCGGACTCGTCATAGTGCTGAACCCATCGGCCTCCGAGGTGGCGAGGCTGATGGGGGTGACCAAGGCTGGAAGGTACGCTATCGAGGTTCACTAG
- a CDS encoding DUF359 domain-containing protein, whose amino-acid sequence MGPALAEELRRPPGPVLDERSALSALPADRAVLVGDRVSSSLCALGLRPWVHVVDMRERRSPSGTPSCPFERSLFAQNPPGLITRQAAEAVDEAMSCGSPARVLVEGEEDLLALIAIYLGRGAIVAYGQPGVGIAVVDSSDPRVRALTERALLSM is encoded by the coding sequence ATGGGCCCCGCCCTGGCGGAGGAGCTCAGGAGGCCCCCCGGTCCCGTGCTGGACGAGCGCAGCGCGCTCTCCGCGCTTCCGGCCGACCGCGCCGTGCTGGTGGGCGACAGGGTATCATCCTCGCTCTGCGCCCTCGGCCTCCGCCCCTGGGTCCACGTCGTGGACATGAGGGAGAGGAGGTCCCCCTCGGGCACGCCCTCATGTCCCTTCGAGAGGTCGCTCTTCGCGCAGAACCCCCCGGGCCTGATAACCAGGCAGGCCGCGGAGGCCGTGGACGAGGCTATGTCGTGCGGATCCCCGGCGCGCGTCCTCGTGGAGGGCGAGGAGGACCTTCTGGCGCTGATAGCGATCTACCTGGGGAGGGGCGCGATCGTTGCGTACGGGCAGCCGGGGGTCGGAATAGCCGTGGTTGACTCCTCGGATCCGCGCGTCCGCGCGCTCACGGAGAGGGCCCTCCTCTCAATGTAG
- the arcC gene encoding carbamate kinase, giving the protein MGEDRDPRLAVVALGGNALLRRGQRGTFEEQYAAASEAAAGIADLVEMGYRIVVTHGNGPQVGAQQLRHDAGERVHGLPALPLHACDAETQGLLGYIVQQALSNELRSRGIDARVAALVTRTRVDPSNPAFANPTKPVGPFYSEEDARRIAAGRPGVALVEEPGRGWRVVVPSPDPVEVLERGAVRALVDSGFIVVACGGGGIPVVEEGGILRGVDAVVDKDLASEVLATAIGAGTLAMLTDVDGAYLNYGKPGQRMLGRVSVEELEGYYAEGHFGSGSMGPKALAAIRFIRNGGLSAVIGPLERTADVVLGRAGTLVVP; this is encoded by the coding sequence GTGGGAGAGGACAGGGATCCCAGGCTGGCCGTCGTCGCGCTCGGCGGAAACGCCCTCCTCAGGAGGGGACAGAGGGGCACCTTCGAGGAACAGTATGCGGCCGCCTCCGAGGCCGCAGCCGGGATAGCCGACCTTGTCGAGATGGGATACAGGATCGTTGTGACCCACGGCAACGGCCCCCAGGTCGGTGCCCAGCAGCTGAGGCACGATGCAGGGGAGAGGGTCCACGGGCTGCCGGCGCTTCCCCTCCACGCGTGCGACGCCGAGACGCAGGGGCTCCTCGGGTACATAGTGCAGCAGGCGCTCTCGAACGAGCTCAGGTCCAGGGGAATAGATGCGCGCGTCGCGGCGCTAGTCACCAGGACCCGCGTGGATCCATCGAATCCCGCGTTCGCGAATCCCACGAAGCCCGTGGGACCCTTCTACTCCGAGGAGGATGCCAGGAGAATAGCCGCAGGACGCCCCGGAGTGGCGCTCGTCGAGGAGCCGGGGCGCGGGTGGAGGGTGGTCGTGCCCTCACCGGATCCTGTGGAGGTGCTCGAGAGAGGCGCCGTGAGGGCGCTCGTGGACTCCGGGTTCATCGTCGTCGCATGTGGAGGGGGCGGAATACCGGTAGTGGAGGAGGGCGGAATCCTGAGGGGAGTCGATGCCGTCGTGGACAAGGACCTGGCGAGCGAGGTGCTCGCGACCGCGATCGGCGCGGGGACCCTGGCAATGCTGACAGACGTGGACGGCGCGTACCTGAACTATGGGAAGCCCGGACAGAGGATGCTGGGGAGGGTGAGCGTCGAGGAGCTCGAGGGATACTATGCGGAGGGGCACTTCGGGTCAGGGAGCATGGGTCCCAAGGCCTTGGCGGCAATCAGGTTCATCAGGAACGGAGGGCTCTCCGCCGTCATAGGTCCCCTGGAGAGGACCGCGGACGTCGTGCTGGGAAGGGCAGGCACCCTGGTCGTGCCGTGA
- a CDS encoding lipopolysaccharide kinase InaA family protein, which produces MIPIPDDAAREAMEIASSLPGGLLALVAYGSQVAGYASPESDYDLIAVTGGGAARYRYVRGSGGGGGGRYFSILSVGVDRLRADAERGTLGEFVAGRFLNPYQVLVGEEVVERAAAAYRRRVAMEELARLAAIYGQFAPELLMPPEYFLFSKLRRRARIYPPARYSYVRTYSGPEGRRNLEFSASRMREALDSLAAEGIVEAVGADGGGGRILYRALRPPTPRRPPELETLSLAVRQYAAHLSSGRVSPRVFLEELSSKARRSRAAGALELPELDRPSRLLSIPEGMLSSEGLKPLLEGCGDARSRPLGEFYSTTRVVEASCGGRGIRIVVKDYGSPWSAKWIMVRVAAAGIREMRLTSLERLSAEYAFTRSLRAAGLSTPRILLVDPGRPLMAREYVDGVVLEKVVGEEEPFRELGRLMGRLHSIGVTLGDVKPSNFLVSQPGTARPRIYLIDCEQAMLGGSAPWDVASFLYFLAPLGRRRGWDVVRKSAISFLEGYSSTGDISTLRSALSTRYLAPLSPLLQPGEGAAIAGVLSQFLSGLRI; this is translated from the coding sequence ATGATACCGATCCCCGATGACGCCGCCCGGGAGGCGATGGAGATTGCGTCATCCCTTCCGGGGGGACTCCTCGCGCTCGTGGCCTACGGCTCGCAGGTCGCTGGATATGCATCCCCGGAGAGCGACTACGACCTCATAGCGGTGACGGGTGGAGGAGCTGCGCGGTACCGCTACGTGAGGGGATCCGGCGGAGGTGGTGGCGGGAGATACTTCTCCATACTCTCCGTCGGGGTCGACCGCCTGAGGGCGGACGCCGAGAGGGGGACGCTCGGGGAGTTCGTCGCGGGGAGGTTCCTCAACCCGTACCAGGTGCTGGTCGGCGAGGAGGTGGTGGAGCGCGCGGCCGCGGCCTACAGGAGGAGGGTCGCGATGGAGGAGCTCGCGAGGCTCGCCGCGATCTACGGCCAGTTCGCGCCCGAGCTCCTCATGCCCCCGGAGTACTTCCTGTTCTCCAAGCTCAGGAGGAGGGCCAGGATCTATCCGCCGGCCCGCTACAGCTACGTGAGGACGTACTCGGGGCCCGAGGGGAGGAGGAACCTGGAGTTCTCTGCATCCCGGATGCGGGAGGCGCTGGACTCCCTCGCGGCGGAGGGGATCGTCGAGGCGGTCGGCGCGGACGGAGGAGGCGGGAGGATCCTTTACCGGGCGCTCCGCCCCCCGACTCCCCGTCGCCCCCCGGAGCTCGAGACGCTGTCGCTCGCGGTTAGGCAGTACGCCGCGCACCTATCGTCCGGCCGCGTGTCCCCCAGGGTCTTCCTGGAGGAGCTCTCCTCCAAGGCCCGCAGGTCCCGCGCGGCCGGGGCGCTTGAGCTCCCTGAGCTTGATCGTCCCTCGCGCCTCCTGTCAATCCCCGAGGGAATGCTGTCCTCAGAGGGACTCAAGCCCCTCCTCGAGGGGTGCGGGGATGCGCGCTCGCGCCCCCTGGGCGAGTTCTACTCCACGACCAGGGTGGTGGAGGCGTCCTGTGGCGGCCGGGGGATCAGGATCGTAGTGAAGGACTACGGCTCCCCATGGAGCGCGAAGTGGATAATGGTCAGGGTCGCGGCCGCCGGGATAAGGGAGATGCGCCTCACCTCGCTGGAGAGGCTCTCCGCGGAGTATGCGTTCACGAGGTCCCTCAGGGCGGCCGGGCTCTCGACCCCCAGGATACTACTCGTGGACCCCGGGAGACCTCTGATGGCCAGGGAGTACGTGGATGGCGTCGTGCTGGAGAAGGTCGTCGGCGAGGAGGAGCCGTTCAGGGAGCTCGGCCGCCTCATGGGGCGCCTCCACTCGATCGGTGTGACCCTGGGGGACGTGAAGCCTTCCAACTTCCTAGTTTCTCAGCCCGGCACGGCGCGGCCGCGGATATACCTGATAGATTGCGAACAGGCGATGCTGGGGGGAAGCGCCCCCTGGGACGTGGCCAGCTTCCTCTACTTCCTCGCGCCGCTCGGCAGGAGGCGTGGATGGGATGTCGTGAGAAAATCCGCCATATCGTTCCTCGAGGGGTACTCCTCGACTGGAGACATCTCAACGCTCAGGTCGGCGCTCTCCACGAGGTATCTGGCGCCCCTGAGCCCACTCCTGCAGCCCGGGGAGGGTGCGGCTATTGCCGGCGTCCTCTCCCAGTTCCTCTCTGGCCTGAGGATTTAG
- a CDS encoding 30S ribosomal protein S27ae — protein sequence MKGKGVQVWKYYKVEGGTLTRLRRECPRCGPGVFMAQHADRLYCGRCGHTMWLSSSSGSKSSGQRGTGRGRRQ from the coding sequence GTGAAGGGGAAGGGGGTCCAGGTCTGGAAGTACTACAAGGTGGAGGGAGGAACCCTCACCAGGCTGAGGAGGGAGTGCCCCAGGTGCGGTCCCGGCGTCTTCATGGCGCAGCACGCCGACAGGCTCTACTGCGGAAGGTGCGGCCACACCATGTGGCTGAGCTCGAGCTCTGGCTCTAAATCCTCAGGCCAGAGAGGAACTGGGAGAGGACGCCGGCAATAG
- a CDS encoding DUF3782 domain-containing protein codes for MEEVERVVERLLDEKPEIVERAILRHPEIIYDSLAKISPFKDLATKDDIRRLEEKMATKEDLARLERRLVTLINGLGASWGLVNEEVFREGIREILWDAGWEVESVILKDDEGYVYGGPSDVEYDVIIKDGAVMMVEITASLRRSDIQVLVRKRELFERLRNTKVSLHYVVTPFISDRYPENVKEMARAKGLTVVYPTPER; via the coding sequence ATGGAGGAGGTCGAAAGGGTCGTCGAGAGGTTGTTAGATGAGAAGCCGGAGATCGTTGAGAGGGCAATATTGAGGCACCCCGAGATAATCTACGACAGCTTGGCGAAGATCTCCCCCTTCAAGGACTTGGCCACGAAGGACGACATAAGGCGCCTCGAGGAGAAGATGGCCACCAAGGAGGATCTTGCGAGGCTGGAGAGGCGCCTTGTCACGTTGATCAACGGTCTGGGGGCCAGCTGGGGGCTGGTCAACGAGGAGGTGTTCCGCGAGGGGATCAGGGAGATATTGTGGGATGCCGGATGGGAGGTCGAGTCCGTCATTCTCAAGGACGATGAGGGCTACGTGTACGGAGGCCCGTCCGACGTGGAATACGACGTCATCATCAAGGATGGCGCCGTCATGATGGTGGAGATAACCGCCTCCCTCAGAAGGAGCGACATACAGGTCTTGGTGAGGAAGAGGGAGCTCTTCGAGAGGCTCAGGAATACGAAGGTCAGCCTCCACTACGTGGTGACGCCCTTCATAAGTGATCGGTATCCCGAGAATGTCAAGGAGATGGCGCGCGCCAAGGGGCTGACAGTGGTGTACCCAACGCCTGAGCGATGA